A window of uncultured Litoreibacter sp. contains these coding sequences:
- a CDS encoding sarcosine oxidase subunit gamma yields the protein MVKLDPVTPCDGLLPVAHGEVSLRELTPASITSVAPLSGAEKAVSTALKKAIGAGLPDVGRAVTGKTGEVLWTGQGQYFVLDGKVPKLKAAVTDQSDAWACVALEGGGATDVMARLCPLDFGAMDEGDVARSMVGHMMAVIVRRSDGYDLMVFRSMAGTLVHEMSTIMRSVAAQAALKG from the coding sequence GTGGTTAAACTTGATCCCGTAACCCCTTGTGATGGTTTGCTTCCTGTGGCGCATGGCGAGGTCTCGCTGCGGGAGCTGACGCCCGCCAGCATCACCTCCGTCGCGCCGTTGAGTGGCGCGGAAAAAGCTGTCTCGACCGCTTTGAAGAAAGCAATCGGCGCTGGTCTGCCGGATGTGGGGCGCGCCGTCACAGGCAAAACGGGCGAGGTCCTGTGGACCGGCCAAGGCCAGTATTTCGTGCTGGACGGCAAGGTGCCGAAATTGAAAGCCGCCGTCACGGATCAGTCCGACGCTTGGGCCTGCGTGGCGCTGGAGGGCGGCGGGGCTACGGATGTGATGGCGCGGCTCTGCCCGCTGGATTTTGGGGCCATGGATGAGGGCGACGTTGCGCGGTCCATGGTTGGGCATATGATGGCGGTGATTGTGCGGCGCTCGGACGGGTATGACCTGATGGTGTTCCGCTCGATGGCGGGGACGTTGGTGCACGAGATGTCCACCATCATGCGGTCGGTGGCCGCGCAGGCGGCGTTGAAGGGGTAA
- a CDS encoding sarcosine oxidase subunit beta family protein, with product MGYNAFRILKEGLTGNKGWGPVWRSPEPKSEYDVIIIGGGGHGLSTAYYLAKNHGITNIAVLEKGYIGSGNIGRNTTIVRANYHMPGNSEFYSHSLKLWEGLEQELNYNVMMSQRGVIMLCHSDGQRDAFARRGNMMRNQGDDAELWSPEQVRAEIPFLDFDNTRFPIYGGLMHSRGGSARHDAVAWGYARGADRMGVDLIQNCEVTGIDVVGGVVQGVQTSRGPIRAKRVGILAAGRSSQVAAMAGLEVPIESHVLQAFVSEGLKPAIDHVISYGMGHFYVSQSDKGGLVFGGDLDFYASYAARGNLPMVEHVMEAGMTLMPAIGKAKVLRSWGGIMDMTPDGSFIIDRTEVEGLYMDCGWCYGGFKAVPASGWCMAHLMAEDAPHEVAKRHTFDRFKTGEGLMDEEATGAQHNLH from the coding sequence ATGGGCTACAACGCCTTTCGCATTCTCAAAGAGGGCCTGACCGGCAACAAGGGGTGGGGCCCCGTCTGGCGGTCGCCCGAACCCAAATCCGAGTATGACGTGATCATCATCGGCGGCGGCGGGCATGGGCTGTCGACCGCCTACTACCTGGCGAAGAACCACGGGATCACCAACATCGCGGTGCTGGAAAAGGGTTATATCGGCTCCGGCAATATTGGCCGCAACACCACGATCGTGCGGGCCAATTATCACATGCCCGGCAACTCGGAATTCTATTCCCATTCGCTCAAACTCTGGGAGGGGTTGGAACAAGAGCTGAATTACAACGTGATGATGTCGCAGCGCGGGGTGATCATGCTGTGCCATTCCGACGGTCAGCGCGACGCGTTTGCGCGGCGCGGCAACATGATGCGCAACCAAGGCGACGACGCCGAACTGTGGAGCCCCGAACAGGTGCGCGCGGAGATCCCCTTTCTCGATTTCGACAACACCCGCTTCCCGATTTATGGCGGGTTGATGCATTCGCGCGGCGGCTCTGCCCGCCATGACGCGGTGGCGTGGGGCTACGCGCGCGGGGCGGACCGGATGGGGGTCGACCTGATCCAGAACTGCGAGGTCACCGGCATCGATGTGGTGGGCGGCGTGGTTCAGGGGGTGCAGACCTCGCGCGGGCCGATCCGGGCCAAGCGGGTCGGCATTCTGGCCGCTGGCCGGTCGTCGCAAGTCGCGGCCATGGCGGGGCTTGAGGTCCCGATTGAAAGCCATGTGCTGCAGGCCTTTGTGTCGGAAGGGCTGAAGCCCGCGATCGACCACGTCATCAGCTACGGCATGGGGCATTTCTATGTCAGCCAGTCCGACAAGGGCGGGCTGGTCTTTGGCGGCGATCTGGATTTCTACGCAAGCTACGCCGCACGCGGCAACCTGCCGATGGTCGAACATGTGATGGAGGCGGGCATGACGCTGATGCCCGCCATTGGCAAAGCCAAGGTGCTGCGCAGCTGGGGCGGGATCATGGACATGACGCCCGACGGCTCCTTCATCATCGACCGCACGGAGGTGGAGGGCCTCTATATGGATTGCGGCTGGTGCTATGGCGGCTTCAAGGCGGTGCCCGCATCGGGCTGGTGCATGGCGCATCTGATGGCCGAGGACGCGCCCCACGAGGTCGCCAAGCGCCACACGTTTGATCGGTTCAAAACGGGCGAAGGCCTGATGGATGAGGAGGCCACCGGTGCGCAACATAATCTTCACTAG
- a CDS encoding sarcosine oxidase subunit delta gives MRITCPICGDRDRREYYYMGADVFLDRPEEGDQDAMHRYLHLRENPAGVTKDLWHHEAGCGAWLVIERNVSTHEIFGVELASKVAS, from the coding sequence ATGAGGATCACCTGTCCCATTTGCGGCGACCGCGACCGGCGCGAGTACTACTACATGGGCGCCGATGTGTTTCTGGACCGTCCGGAGGAGGGCGACCAGGACGCGATGCACCGCTATCTGCACCTCCGCGAAAACCCCGCAGGCGTGACCAAGGACCTGTGGCATCACGAGGCGGGCTGCGGCGCGTGGCTGGTGATCGAACGCAATGTGTCGACGCATGAGATTTTTGGGGTCGAACTGGCCTCGAAGGTGGCGTCATGA
- a CDS encoding Glu/Leu/Phe/Val dehydrogenase dimerization domain-containing protein, protein MSTTQEPSFRDSVELMYSRAVKLMDLSPGLEEKIRVCNATYTVRFGVRLRGDLHTFTGYRAVHSEHMEPVKGGIRFAMAVHQDEVEALAALMTFKCALVETPFGGSKGGLRIDPNEWEEHELEQITRRFAYELAKRDLIHPSQNVPAPDMGTGEREMAWMADQYARMNTTDINARACVTGKPINAGGIQGRTEATGRGVEYALQEFFRYPEDMEKAGLSGTLAGKRVVVQGLGNVGFHAAKFLSEEDGSLITAVIERDGAIINDEGLDVEALSAHIRANGGVKGFAGGTYTEDGSAVLEKECDILIPAALEGVIHMGNAKNIKAPLIIEAANGPVTAGADEILRKKGCVIIPDLYANAGGVTVSYFEWVKNLSHIRFGRMEKRQEEAQHRLLIEELERLSSDKGLGWELSPDFKAKFMKGAGELELVRSGLDDTMRTAYQAMRKVWHERDEVEDLRMAAYLVSIERIASSYRAKGL, encoded by the coding sequence ATGTCCACAACTCAAGAGCCATCCTTCCGCGATTCAGTCGAACTCATGTACAGCCGGGCCGTCAAGCTCATGGACCTGTCCCCTGGTCTTGAGGAAAAAATTCGGGTCTGCAACGCGACCTACACGGTGCGCTTCGGGGTCCGGCTGCGCGGCGACCTGCACACATTCACCGGCTACCGCGCCGTGCATTCGGAACATATGGAGCCCGTCAAAGGTGGCATCCGCTTCGCCATGGCTGTGCATCAGGACGAGGTCGAAGCGCTCGCTGCGCTCATGACATTCAAATGCGCGCTGGTGGAGACGCCCTTTGGCGGCTCCAAGGGCGGGCTGCGCATCGACCCCAACGAATGGGAGGAGCACGAGCTGGAACAGATCACCCGCCGCTTCGCCTATGAGCTGGCCAAGCGCGACCTGATCCACCCTTCGCAAAACGTACCTGCGCCAGACATGGGCACGGGGGAGCGCGAAATGGCGTGGATGGCCGATCAATATGCGCGGATGAACACCACCGACATCAACGCGCGCGCCTGCGTAACAGGCAAGCCAATCAATGCGGGCGGCATCCAGGGCAGGACGGAGGCCACTGGCCGCGGCGTCGAATACGCGCTGCAGGAATTCTTCCGCTACCCCGAAGATATGGAAAAGGCCGGGCTCAGCGGCACGTTGGCGGGCAAACGCGTGGTGGTACAAGGCCTGGGCAATGTGGGCTTTCACGCGGCCAAGTTCCTCAGCGAGGAGGACGGCTCCCTGATCACTGCCGTGATCGAACGCGACGGCGCGATCATCAATGACGAAGGCCTCGACGTTGAGGCACTGTCGGCCCATATCCGTGCCAATGGCGGGGTGAAGGGCTTTGCAGGCGGCACCTACACGGAGGACGGCAGCGCGGTGCTGGAGAAGGAATGCGACATCCTGATCCCGGCGGCGCTGGAAGGCGTGATCCACATGGGCAACGCAAAAAATATCAAAGCCCCCCTGATTATCGAGGCCGCGAACGGTCCCGTCACCGCTGGCGCAGACGAAATCCTGCGTAAGAAGGGCTGCGTCATCATCCCCGACCTCTATGCCAATGCCGGCGGTGTGACCGTGTCCTACTTCGAATGGGTCAAAAACCTCAGCCACATCCGCTTCGGCCGGATGGAAAAACGCCAGGAAGAGGCGCAACACCGCTTGCTGATCGAAGAGCTGGAGCGGCTGTCTTCCGACAAGGGTCTCGGTTGGGAGCTCAGCCCCGATTTCAAGGCCAAGTTCATGAAGGGCGCGGGGGAGCTGGAACTGGTCCGTTCCGGCCTCGACGACACGATGCGCACGGCCTATCAGGCGATGCGCAAGGTCTGGCACGAACGCGACGAAGTCGAAGACTTGCGCATGGCAGCCTATCTGGTCTCGATCGAACGCATCGCCAGCAGCTACCGCGCGAAGGGTCTCTAG
- a CDS encoding sarcosine oxidase subunit alpha family protein, with product MRIEGKGLVDRSKSVTFSFDGNRYTGFEGDTMASALMANDIKLVGRSFKYHRPRGIMSDGSQEPNGLVELHRGNQITPNVRMTQQELHSALDARSQNHWGSLEWDVLELNDLLSPFLSAGFYYKTFMWPKAFWEKLYEPIIRRAAGLGKLSMQANDDYYEKAFAFCDVLVIGSGPAGIMAALTAAGAGADVILCEEDFRLGGRLNFETIEVGGQPGADWAAAQIAKLRKMPNVRVMARTTVTGAYDGGTYGAVERVSHHLAKAGDAPVETFWRIVAKGCVYAAGAMERPVAFRNNDRPGVMMASALRGYLNRYGVAAGKRAVIFGNNDDAFRTAQDLAAAGVHIAAYVDSRTDAQIKGDFPIHLGCQVSNVKGRMGVEGVTITGPSGSDDVMADCLGVSGGWNPTVHLTCHMNGRPQWNENIAGFIPKPGMIPGMEVAGSAGGTFSTHGCLKSGIFRAKEVLKALGITARAPRMPEAEDAPYNIKPLWAVEGKGRAWLDFQNDVTVKDVKLAAQENMQSVEHMKRYTTQGMAPDQGKNSNVGALAVLADATGRGIPETGTTTFRPPYMPVSIAAMGAYAQGDGFAPQRRTTSDAASRAMKAPMIEAGLWYRPSYFPKSAETHWRQSCDREVGMVRSAVGVCDVSTLGKIDLQGPDVGAFLDFVYTNTFSTLKIGKVRYGLMLREDGHVLDDGTCARMGEHHYVMTTTTAAAGLVMRHLEFVHQCLRPDLDVQFISTTEQWAQFAVAGPKSRELLNAVLDKEIDNDSFPFMGCGEVSVGKVKGRLFRISFSGEHAYEVAVPARYGAALFDALLEAAKPLGGGAYGMEALNVMRIEKGFITHAEIHGRVTAFDIGMGRMISAKKDCIGKTAAERPGLLGDGREQLVGIKPVGAVKELNAGAFFFEPDDAPDAKNQQGYTTSVGFSPEMGMLGMGFLRNGRNRHGETVKLVDHIRQVETLVEVCDPVFLDPEGGKARG from the coding sequence ATGAGGATTGAGGGCAAGGGGCTGGTGGACCGCTCCAAAAGCGTGACGTTTTCATTCGACGGCAATCGCTACACCGGGTTTGAGGGCGACACGATGGCGTCCGCACTTATGGCCAACGACATCAAGCTGGTGGGGCGGTCGTTTAAATATCACCGCCCGCGCGGGATCATGTCGGATGGGAGCCAGGAACCCAACGGTTTGGTCGAACTGCATCGCGGCAACCAGATCACCCCCAATGTGCGCATGACCCAGCAAGAGCTGCACTCCGCGCTGGACGCGCGGTCGCAGAACCACTGGGGCAGCCTCGAATGGGATGTGTTGGAACTGAACGACCTCTTGTCGCCATTTCTCAGCGCCGGGTTCTACTACAAGACCTTCATGTGGCCGAAAGCCTTCTGGGAAAAGCTGTACGAGCCAATCATTCGCCGCGCGGCGGGGTTGGGCAAGCTGTCGATGCAGGCCAATGACGACTACTACGAGAAGGCCTTCGCCTTCTGCGACGTGCTGGTCATAGGCTCCGGCCCGGCGGGCATCATGGCGGCACTGACGGCGGCTGGCGCGGGCGCGGATGTGATCCTTTGCGAAGAAGATTTCCGCCTTGGCGGCCGGCTGAACTTTGAAACCATCGAGGTCGGCGGGCAACCCGGGGCTGATTGGGCCGCTGCTCAAATTGCCAAGCTGCGCAAGATGCCCAACGTGCGGGTGATGGCGCGCACCACGGTGACGGGGGCCTATGACGGCGGTACCTATGGCGCGGTTGAACGGGTGTCCCACCATTTGGCCAAGGCGGGTGACGCCCCGGTGGAGACGTTCTGGCGCATCGTGGCCAAGGGCTGCGTCTATGCCGCCGGCGCGATGGAGCGGCCCGTGGCCTTTCGCAACAATGACCGGCCGGGTGTGATGATGGCGTCGGCCCTGCGCGGCTATCTCAACCGCTACGGCGTGGCGGCGGGCAAACGCGCGGTGATCTTCGGCAATAATGACGACGCGTTCCGCACAGCGCAGGATCTGGCGGCGGCGGGCGTGCATATCGCGGCCTATGTCGACAGCCGCACCGATGCGCAGATCAAGGGCGATTTCCCGATCCATTTGGGCTGCCAGGTCTCCAACGTCAAAGGCCGCATGGGGGTCGAGGGCGTGACAATCACGGGGCCGTCCGGCTCGGATGACGTGATGGCCGATTGTCTGGGCGTCTCCGGCGGGTGGAACCCGACGGTGCATCTGACGTGCCACATGAACGGACGCCCGCAATGGAATGAAAACATTGCCGGATTTATTCCCAAGCCCGGTATGATACCCGGCATGGAAGTGGCTGGCTCCGCTGGCGGCACCTTCTCCACCCATGGCTGTTTGAAGTCGGGCATCTTCCGCGCCAAGGAGGTGTTGAAGGCCCTCGGCATTACTGCGCGCGCCCCACGTATGCCGGAGGCGGAGGACGCGCCCTACAACATCAAACCGCTCTGGGCGGTGGAGGGCAAAGGCCGCGCCTGGTTGGATTTCCAGAACGACGTGACCGTGAAGGACGTGAAGCTGGCGGCGCAGGAGAACATGCAATCCGTCGAGCATATGAAGCGCTACACGACGCAAGGCATGGCGCCGGATCAGGGCAAGAATTCCAATGTCGGGGCCTTGGCTGTGCTGGCGGATGCAACCGGTCGGGGCATCCCGGAGACCGGAACAACGACCTTCCGCCCGCCCTATATGCCTGTGTCCATCGCGGCGATGGGGGCTTACGCGCAGGGTGACGGGTTCGCGCCGCAACGCCGGACCACCTCGGACGCGGCATCCCGCGCAATGAAGGCCCCGATGATCGAGGCCGGGCTGTGGTATCGCCCGTCCTACTTCCCCAAATCGGCGGAGACGCATTGGCGACAATCCTGCGACCGGGAGGTGGGCATGGTGCGCAGCGCCGTGGGGGTCTGCGATGTGTCCACCCTTGGCAAGATCGACCTGCAAGGCCCTGATGTCGGGGCATTTTTGGATTTCGTCTATACCAACACCTTCTCAACCTTGAAGATTGGCAAGGTGCGGTATGGGCTGATGCTGCGCGAGGATGGGCATGTGCTGGATGACGGCACCTGCGCGCGGATGGGGGAACATCACTACGTGATGACCACCACCACGGCAGCGGCCGGGCTGGTGATGCGGCATCTTGAGTTCGTGCATCAATGCCTGCGTCCCGATCTGGATGTGCAGTTCATCTCCACCACCGAGCAATGGGCGCAATTTGCCGTTGCCGGGCCGAAGTCGCGGGAGTTGCTGAATGCGGTTTTGGACAAAGAGATCGACAATGACAGCTTCCCCTTCATGGGCTGCGGCGAGGTGTCGGTTGGCAAGGTGAAGGGGCGGCTCTTCCGCATCTCCTTCTCGGGGGAGCATGCCTATGAGGTTGCGGTGCCTGCCAGATACGGTGCCGCGCTCTTTGACGCGCTGCTTGAAGCCGCCAAGCCGCTGGGTGGCGGGGCATACGGGATGGAGGCGCTCAATGTCATGCGGATCGAGAAAGGCTTCATCACGCATGCCGAAATTCATGGCCGGGTGACGGCGTTTGATATTGGCATGGGGCGGATGATCTCCGCCAAGAAGGACTGCATTGGCAAAACCGCCGCCGAACGCCCCGGATTGCTTGGCGACGGGCGCGAACAGCTGGTGGGGATCAAGCCCGTCGGTGCGGTGAAAGAGCTGAACGCGGGCGCGTTTTTCTTTGAGCCAGATGATGCCCCGGATGCCAAAAACCAGCAGGGCTACACCACCTCTGTCGGCTTCTCGCCTGAAATGGGCATGCTGGGCATGGGCTTCCTGCGCAACGGGCGCAACCGGCATGGCGAGACGGTCAAACTGGTGGATCATATCCGGCAGGTGGAAACGCTGGTGGAGGTTTGTGACCCGGTCTTTCTGGACCCAGAGGGAGGGAAAGCACGTGGTTAA
- a CDS encoding TadE/TadG family type IV pilus assembly protein produces the protein MRKLCKLIRRSKSEDGNASVEFALMSPLFFFLFISIFELGMATVRITMLEHGMDMTMRDIRLSTGSANITQEKIRDRICERAGLLKDCNNSLLVEMVVIDRNTFSLPAVRATCIDKSETALPVTSVISGGDSDLMFLRACFVVRPLLPTLGLGKLLKKDPAGNMQLVASSIFAQEPK, from the coding sequence ATGAGAAAATTGTGTAAATTGATACGCCGGAGCAAAAGCGAGGACGGCAACGCGTCGGTCGAATTCGCGCTGATGTCGCCGCTGTTCTTCTTCCTGTTCATCTCGATCTTCGAGCTGGGGATGGCAACAGTCCGCATCACGATGTTGGAGCACGGCATGGACATGACCATGCGTGACATCCGCCTGAGCACCGGCAGCGCCAACATCACGCAGGAGAAAATCCGCGACCGGATTTGTGAACGTGCGGGCCTATTGAAGGATTGCAACAATTCGCTGCTTGTTGAGATGGTGGTCATCGACCGCAACACATTCAGTCTGCCTGCTGTTCGCGCGACCTGCATCGACAAAAGTGAAACAGCCCTGCCGGTGACATCAGTCATCAGTGGCGGCGACAGCGACCTGATGTTCCTGCGCGCCTGTTTCGTGGTGCGCCCGCTGCTGCCGACCCTTGGTCTTGGCAAGCTGCTGAAGAAAGACCCGGCAGGGAACATGCAACTGGTGGCTAGCTCAATCTTTGCGCAGGAGCCGAAGTAA
- a CDS encoding TadE/TadG family type IV pilus assembly protein, with translation MSGLKNSTADCSGLRRIWQRVAGFRRNEGGGMIIFGLYIFVIMLWMGGMAVDFMRFEHERAKVQYTLDRAALAAASLNQPLPCEDVARDYFEKSGIDSNQVTVTGTCTDLSSIVTVSAETTVKSFFINLMGIESMTAAGTSTAEESIKDVEISMVLDVSGSMGWDDATGTQTKLAALQTAAGEFLDELLTNDNLDRISVNVIPYNMQVNAGEDILNELNVSNEHDYSHCIDFKSEDFATVEISADVAEGASLGDLSLDGTTVMGTRDELQRSGHFDPFYTTKDLDHISSDDGATRLFNCPTSEESEITLMSQNKSELKTMINSLTAGGNTSIDLGVKWGSFFLNPNAEPLVDALADDSTNLTSGGVPVAFQDRPYEYDRENTIKIMVVMTDGVNTTQYMLDEDYDSGDSDIWLDPNSSWLSHYKWRAGPDNNYFMSYGSTSYDYFSGNRYNQGGDERLTYPELWKQVGVKYFAYYYNYVRDWDANEYYDTRDDILDYVYASEKNTRLNNACTAAKDEGVIIYSIGFEVSDASAVVMENCASTPSDFFRVEGTEISEAFGKIAQTIQRLKLTQ, from the coding sequence ATGAGTGGCTTGAAAAATTCAACTGCAGATTGCAGCGGCTTACGCCGCATCTGGCAGCGTGTGGCGGGGTTCCGTCGCAACGAAGGCGGCGGGATGATCATATTCGGCCTCTATATCTTCGTGATCATGCTCTGGATGGGCGGCATGGCGGTTGACTTCATGCGGTTCGAACATGAACGGGCCAAAGTGCAATACACGCTGGACCGCGCAGCACTTGCCGCGGCCTCCCTCAATCAGCCGCTGCCATGTGAAGACGTGGCGCGCGACTATTTCGAAAAATCTGGCATCGACAGCAATCAGGTAACCGTGACCGGCACATGCACGGACCTGTCTTCTATCGTGACCGTCAGCGCCGAAACCACGGTGAAGAGCTTCTTCATCAACCTGATGGGTATCGAGTCGATGACCGCCGCCGGCACAAGTACTGCCGAAGAAAGCATCAAGGACGTCGAAATCAGCATGGTGCTGGACGTCTCCGGCTCGATGGGCTGGGACGACGCCACCGGGACACAGACCAAATTGGCCGCGCTGCAGACCGCAGCGGGTGAGTTCCTGGACGAATTGCTGACCAATGACAACCTGGACCGTATCTCGGTCAACGTCATTCCCTACAACATGCAGGTGAATGCGGGCGAGGATATCCTCAACGAATTGAACGTCTCCAACGAGCACGATTATTCGCATTGCATCGACTTCAAATCTGAAGACTTCGCAACTGTGGAAATCAGTGCGGATGTTGCCGAAGGCGCGTCGCTGGGCGACCTGAGCCTGGACGGCACAACCGTGATGGGGACCCGCGACGAGCTGCAACGCTCGGGCCATTTTGATCCGTTCTACACGACCAAGGATCTGGACCACATCTCGTCCGATGACGGGGCCACACGGTTGTTCAACTGCCCGACGTCCGAGGAATCCGAAATCACATTGATGTCGCAAAACAAGTCCGAGCTGAAGACCATGATCAACAGCCTGACCGCTGGCGGCAACACATCCATCGACCTTGGCGTAAAATGGGGCTCGTTCTTCCTGAACCCCAATGCAGAGCCGCTGGTGGACGCGCTAGCCGACGACTCGACCAACCTGACATCTGGCGGCGTTCCCGTGGCCTTTCAAGATCGCCCATACGAGTATGACCGCGAGAACACGATCAAGATCATGGTTGTGATGACCGACGGCGTGAACACGACGCAATACATGCTTGACGAGGATTACGACTCCGGGGACTCCGACATCTGGCTGGACCCGAATTCGTCCTGGTTGTCGCACTACAAATGGCGCGCCGGCCCCGACAACAACTACTTCATGTCTTATGGCTCAACCAGCTATGACTATTTCAGCGGCAACCGGTACAATCAGGGCGGCGACGAGCGGCTGACATATCCTGAGCTGTGGAAGCAGGTCGGCGTGAAATACTTCGCCTACTACTACAACTACGTCCGCGACTGGGATGCCAACGAGTATTACGACACCCGCGACGACATCCTCGACTACGTCTATGCGTCGGAGAAGAACACGCGTTTGAACAACGCCTGTACCGCCGCCAAGGACGAAGGCGTGATCATCTACTCGATCGGGTTCGAGGTGTCTGATGCCTCCGCCGTCGTGATGGAGAACTGCGCGAGTACGCCGAGTGACTTCTTCCGAGTTGAAGGTACTGAAATTTCTGAAGCGTTTGGCAAGATTGCCCAGACCATTCAGCGCTTGAAGCTGACTCAATAG